Proteins encoded by one window of Polaribacter haliotis:
- a CDS encoding RNA polymerase sigma factor, with amino-acid sequence MKLKKLIQDCCQQKLAAQSEVYQLYADKLFPVCLKYSRNYQDAEDTLQDSFLTIFSKIKQYNGNGSFEGWLKRITINTALLKYREKSPLQIVKELPETEEETEIDLESSIFNVDVLLDFIQKLPDRYRLVFNLYVLDNYSHKEIATLLNISEGTSKSNLSRARKILKEQLEIHQQQEQKA; translated from the coding sequence ATTAAACTAAAAAAACTCATACAAGATTGCTGCCAACAAAAGTTGGCAGCACAATCTGAAGTTTATCAATTATATGCTGATAAGCTCTTTCCTGTGTGTTTAAAATATTCGAGAAATTACCAAGATGCAGAAGACACTTTACAAGACAGTTTTTTAACCATTTTTAGTAAAATTAAACAGTACAATGGAAATGGTTCTTTTGAAGGTTGGTTAAAGAGAATTACCATAAATACAGCACTTTTAAAGTATAGAGAAAAATCTCCACTACAAATTGTAAAAGAACTACCAGAAACAGAGGAAGAAACAGAAATTGACTTAGAAAGTAGTATTTTTAATGTAGATGTTTTATTAGATTTTATTCAGAAATTGCCTGACAGATATCGATTGGTTTTTAATTTATATGTGTTAGACAATTACTCTCACAAAGAAATTGCAACTCTCTTAAATATTTCTGAAGGCACCTCCAAATCGAATTTATCCAGAGCTCGAAAAATTTTAAAAGAACAGTTAGAAATTCATCAACAACAAGAACAAAAAGCATAA
- a CDS encoding acyl transferase gives MEKDIFNIQNTKEFKEVTLAVFKHQFKNNKVYRSFCDLLYVHPSSISKIEEIPFLPIQFFKSRKVVASLEEVEEIFTSSGTTGSITSKHFVTDIKVYKESYLKGFAHFYGNIEDYAVLALLPNYLERKGSSLVFMVDDLIRKSKNEESGFYLDNIDELAEKLSELDKKGQKTLLIGVSFALLDLIEKQQFNLKNTIIMETGGMKGRRKELIREELHNILKNGFGVEEIHSEYGMTELLSQGYSKGNGVFETPPWMKILTRDTEDALTINSAGKNGGINVIDLANYNSCSFIATQDLGKVHENGTFEIIGRFDNSDIRGCNLMVL, from the coding sequence ATGGAAAAAGATATTTTTAACATACAAAACACCAAAGAATTTAAAGAAGTTACTTTAGCCGTTTTTAAACATCAGTTTAAGAACAATAAAGTGTACAGGTCTTTTTGTGATTTGTTATATGTGCATCCATCTAGTATTTCTAAGATTGAAGAAATTCCGTTTTTACCAATACAATTTTTTAAAAGCAGAAAAGTAGTCGCTTCTTTAGAGGAAGTTGAAGAGATTTTTACAAGTTCTGGAACAACAGGAAGCATTACAAGTAAACATTTTGTAACAGATATTAAAGTTTATAAAGAAAGTTATTTAAAAGGTTTTGCTCATTTTTATGGAAACATAGAAGACTATGCAGTTTTAGCTTTGTTGCCAAATTATCTAGAAAGAAAAGGTTCTTCTTTGGTTTTTATGGTAGATGATTTAATTAGAAAATCTAAAAACGAAGAAAGTGGTTTTTATCTCGATAATATTGATGAATTAGCCGAAAAGTTATCAGAATTAGATAAAAAAGGACAAAAAACGTTACTTATTGGTGTTTCTTTTGCTTTGTTAGATTTAATAGAAAAACAACAATTTAACCTAAAAAACACCATAATTATGGAAACTGGTGGAATGAAAGGCAGAAGAAAAGAACTAATTAGAGAAGAACTACATAATATTTTAAAAAACGGATTTGGAGTTGAAGAAATTCATTCAGAATATGGAATGACAGAATTATTAAGTCAAGGTTATTCTAAAGGAAATGGAGTTTTTGAAACGCCACCTTGGATGAAAATTCTTACAAGAGATACAGAAGATGCACTTACAATAAATTCTGCTGGGAAAAATGGTGGAATTAACGTAATAGATTTGGCCAATTACAATTCATGCTCATTTATTGCTACCCAAGATTTAGGAAAAGTTCATGAAAATGGAACTTTTGAAATTATTGGACGTTTCGATAATTCCGATATTCGTGGTTGTAATTTAATGGTTTTATAG
- the mscL gene encoding large conductance mechanosensitive channel protein MscL: protein MKFKLFKEFKEFAVKGNMIDIAIGVIIGTAFNKVVNVLVKEVLMPPLSFMTDGANWENRKIVLREAIMVDGKANPEEIAIGYGKLLEAGVDFLVIAFTVFIVVKVMNSLKKEADDPKNTKVVTPKNIELMNKTNELLEKQNEYLLKVLGEKNN, encoded by the coding sequence ATGAAATTTAAGTTATTTAAAGAATTTAAAGAATTTGCAGTAAAAGGAAATATGATAGACATCGCAATTGGTGTTATCATTGGTACAGCATTTAATAAAGTGGTAAATGTATTGGTAAAAGAGGTTTTAATGCCACCTTTATCTTTTATGACAGATGGTGCAAATTGGGAAAACAGAAAAATAGTTTTGCGAGAAGCTATTATGGTTGATGGAAAAGCAAACCCAGAGGAAATTGCCATTGGTTACGGAAAATTATTGGAAGCAGGAGTAGATTTTTTAGTTATTGCTTTTACCGTTTTTATAGTTGTTAAAGTGATGAATTCTTTGAAAAAAGAAGCAGACGACCCAAAAAACACAAAAGTTGTTACGCCTAAAAATATCGAGTTAATGAATAAAACCAATGAACTTTTAGAAAAACAAAATGAATATTTGTTGAAGGTTTTAGGAGAAAAAAATAACTAA
- a CDS encoding MarC family protein translates to MDNLITFSITVFTAFFAITNPISNMTVFVSLTQGADKKTKKDINKRANLIAFVIVTVFILLGKYIFELFNISIPAFKITGGILIFFIGFEMLQSKQSNVKSLKNVNIDENIAVSPLAIPILAGPGTIVTAMNFVSNAVPLQLFLVIAIFGSMSLLTYFTFRLSDLIVKLVGNNVISVIGKIMGLIIAIIGTGMIIEGIKISFDFIAK, encoded by the coding sequence ATGGATAATTTAATAACGTTTTCAATAACTGTGTTTACTGCTTTTTTTGCAATAACCAACCCAATATCTAACATGACCGTTTTTGTATCTTTAACACAAGGTGCAGATAAGAAAACAAAAAAAGACATTAATAAAAGAGCTAATTTAATAGCATTTGTTATTGTTACTGTTTTTATTCTTTTGGGTAAATATATTTTCGAATTATTTAATATTAGTATTCCTGCTTTTAAAATTACAGGTGGAATTTTAATATTTTTTATAGGTTTCGAAATGCTACAATCTAAACAGTCTAATGTAAAAAGTCTTAAAAATGTTAATATAGATGAAAACATTGCTGTTTCTCCATTGGCAATTCCAATTTTAGCAGGTCCTGGAACTATTGTTACTGCAATGAACTTTGTTTCTAATGCAGTGCCTTTACAACTATTTCTAGTAATTGCTATTTTCGGGTCTATGAGTCTATTAACCTATTTTACATTTAGATTAAGTGATCTTATTGTTAAGTTAGTTGGAAATAATGTAATTTCTGTAATTGGTAAAATAATGGGATTAATTATTGCAATAATTGGAACAGGTATGATAATAGAAGGAATTAAAATTTCTTTTGATTTTATAGCGAAATAA
- a CDS encoding YHS domain-containing (seleno)protein — MKNIFALLLLITSTTFFAQEYNLDKGYVAEGYDVVSYFNNNPEEGNKDFMTEYDGVKFKFASKENLEKFKNSPKKYVPQYGGYCAYAIGKNGEKVSINPKYYDIRDGKLYLFYKTIFNNTLKDWKEEGPEKLQKQADTNWIKIMKKEM, encoded by the coding sequence ATGAAAAATATATTTGCGCTTTTATTATTAATTACTTCAACTACTTTTTTTGCACAAGAATATAATTTAGACAAAGGTTATGTTGCTGAAGGTTATGATGTTGTTTCTTATTTTAATAACAATCCAGAAGAAGGGAATAAAGATTTTATGACAGAATACGATGGTGTAAAATTTAAATTTGCGTCTAAAGAAAATTTAGAGAAATTTAAAAATTCTCCAAAAAAATATGTACCTCAATATGGAGGATATTGTGCATATGCAATCGGAAAAAACGGAGAAAAAGTAAGCATAAATCCTAAATATTACGATATTAGAGATGGAAAATTATACCTTTTCTACAAAACAATTTTTAATAATACTTTAAAAGATTGGAAAGAAGAAGGCCCAGAAAAATTGCAAAAACAAGCAGATACTAACTGGATAAAAATTATGAAAAAAGAGATGTAA
- a CDS encoding sterol desaturase family protein, with translation MNDKITEIDFSNIFVIIPLILVFSAIIFVRYLAFSGVYHWVFLNKFREKLKHRILNKKPLKKKQVRKEIYWSLVSGFIFGAIAVFIYYLWSINYTAIYLDFETYPLWYIPLSIFAFLFIQDTYYYWIHRWMHLPKIYKFFHKIHHKSVHTTVFTAFSFHPYETILQAIFLPVIVIFLPIHLYALFTVLLIMTLSATINHAGIEVYPSGKLGNWFRKWIIGATHHDSHHTKFNFNYGLYFTFWDRLMKTELDK, from the coding sequence ATGAATGATAAAATTACAGAAATCGATTTTAGTAATATTTTTGTAATTATACCTTTAATTTTAGTTTTTTCGGCAATTATATTCGTTAGATATTTAGCATTTTCTGGAGTTTATCATTGGGTATTCTTAAATAAATTTAGAGAAAAACTAAAACATAGAATTTTAAATAAAAAACCACTAAAAAAGAAACAGGTTCGTAAAGAAATCTACTGGTCTTTAGTTAGTGGTTTTATTTTTGGCGCAATTGCAGTTTTCATTTACTATTTGTGGTCCATTAATTACACTGCAATTTACTTGGATTTTGAAACCTATCCTTTGTGGTACATTCCTTTAAGTATTTTCGCTTTTTTGTTTATTCAGGATACATATTACTATTGGATTCATAGATGGATGCACCTTCCTAAAATCTATAAATTCTTTCATAAAATTCACCATAAAAGTGTGCATACGACTGTTTTTACGGCTTTTTCTTTTCATCCATATGAAACTATTTTGCAAGCGATTTTCTTGCCTGTAATTGTAATTTTCTTACCAATACATTTATACGCTTTGTTTACTGTTTTGTTAATTATGACGCTTTCTGCGACCATAAATCATGCAGGAATTGAAGTTTATCCTTCAGGAAAATTAGGAAATTGGTTTAGAAAATGGATTATTGGAGCTACACATCACGATTCTCATCACACAAAATTCAATTTTAATTATGGGTTGTATTTTACGTTTTGGGACCGATTAATGAAAACTGAATTAGACAAATAA
- the tyrS gene encoding tyrosine--tRNA ligase has protein sequence MTNFVEELRWRGLLHDIMPDTEEYLLKNKTAGYIGFDPTADSLHIGSLVQIFILKHFQNAGHNPIALIGGATGMVGDPSGKSAERNLLDEATLAKNIAGVRENLERFLDFDASADNKAELVNNYDWMKDISLIDFVRDTGKHITVNYMMAKDSVKKRLSSESSVGMSFTEFTYQLFQGYDFYHLYKEKNCMLQMGGSDQWGNITTGTELIRRKAQGKAYAITVPLVTKADGTKFGKTEGGNVWLNADRTSPYKFYQYWLNSSDEDAENFIKKFTFLDKETIENLIAEHTENPHLRSLQKKLGEEVTTMTHGKEAYENALKASSILFGKSTASDLKSLDEQTFLDVFDGVPQATVSTTDIEEGLDMIGALSAKTNFLGSNGEARRALKENAISVNKEKVKEDFTITKEDLIANKYVLLQRGKKTYYLLVVA, from the coding sequence ATGACAAATTTTGTAGAAGAATTACGCTGGAGAGGATTATTGCACGATATAATGCCAGATACAGAAGAGTATTTATTAAAAAATAAAACTGCTGGTTATATTGGTTTCGATCCAACTGCAGACTCACTTCATATTGGTAGTTTGGTTCAAATTTTTATTTTGAAACATTTCCAAAATGCTGGGCACAACCCAATTGCTTTAATTGGTGGTGCAACTGGTATGGTTGGAGATCCTTCAGGGAAATCTGCTGAAAGAAATTTGTTAGATGAAGCAACATTGGCGAAAAATATTGCTGGTGTTCGTGAAAATTTAGAGCGCTTTTTAGATTTTGATGCTTCTGCTGATAACAAAGCTGAATTGGTAAACAATTACGATTGGATGAAAGATATTTCTTTAATCGATTTTGTAAGAGATACAGGAAAACACATCACTGTAAATTACATGATGGCAAAAGATTCTGTAAAAAAACGTTTAAGTTCGGAATCTTCTGTGGGAATGAGTTTTACAGAGTTTACATACCAATTATTTCAAGGATACGATTTCTACCATTTATACAAAGAGAAAAATTGCATGTTGCAAATGGGTGGTTCAGATCAATGGGGAAACATTACCACTGGAACTGAATTAATCCGTAGAAAAGCACAAGGAAAAGCATATGCAATTACAGTTCCTTTGGTTACAAAAGCAGATGGAACAAAATTCGGAAAAACCGAAGGTGGAAATGTTTGGTTGAATGCAGACAGAACTTCGCCTTACAAATTTTACCAATATTGGTTAAATTCTTCGGATGAAGATGCAGAAAACTTTATTAAGAAATTTACATTTTTAGACAAAGAGACGATTGAAAATTTAATTGCAGAGCATACAGAAAATCCACATTTACGTTCGCTTCAAAAGAAATTAGGAGAAGAAGTAACAACAATGACGCATGGAAAAGAAGCGTATGAAAATGCGTTAAAAGCATCTAGTATTTTATTTGGAAAATCTACAGCGTCCGATTTAAAATCTTTAGATGAACAAACGTTTTTAGATGTTTTTGATGGAGTTCCTCAAGCAACAGTTTCAACAACAGATATTGAAGAAGGTTTGGATATGATTGGTGCTTTGTCTGCCAAAACTAACTTTTTAGGTTCTAATGGGGAAGCAAGAAGAGCTTTAAAAGAAAACGCGATTTCTGTAAATAAAGAAAAAGTAAAAGAAGATTTTACAATTACAAAAGAAGATTTAATTGCGAATAAATATGTGCTTTTACAACGTGGTAAAAAGACCTATTATTTATTAGTTGTAGCATAA
- a CDS encoding NAD-dependent epimerase/dehydratase family protein, translating into MILVTGGTGLVGAHLLYHLVKSDEKIRAIYRSAEKIEAVKKVFSYYSKDETLISKIEWFKADITEVPAMIPAFVGIKKVYHCAAFISFNPKDYREMRKVNIHGTAIIVNLCIDAKIDKLCFVGSIASVGDSLNGNLITEENEWNKEADNSGYSITKFGAEMEVWRASQEGIEVAIVNPGVILGSGFWNAGSGKLFSQVYNGFKYYTEGITGFVGVKDVVKAMILLMNSDVKNERFILVSENKSFKEIFFLIADALGKKRPSKKIKPWHTAIFWRFSALVSKITGVTPLLSKYSARSAHSISKYSSEKFKKTFDFQFEKIENVVKKVSNNFE; encoded by the coding sequence ATGATTTTAGTAACTGGAGGAACAGGTTTAGTAGGCGCACATTTATTGTATCATTTGGTAAAAAGTGATGAAAAAATTCGTGCTATTTATCGTTCTGCAGAAAAAATAGAAGCCGTAAAAAAAGTGTTTTCTTATTATTCTAAAGATGAAACTCTAATTTCTAAAATTGAGTGGTTTAAAGCGGATATTACTGAAGTTCCTGCCATGATTCCTGCATTTGTTGGTATTAAAAAAGTGTATCATTGTGCCGCTTTTATTTCTTTTAATCCGAAAGATTATAGAGAAATGCGAAAAGTAAATATTCATGGAACTGCAATTATTGTAAATCTTTGTATTGATGCAAAAATTGATAAACTTTGTTTTGTAGGCTCAATTGCTTCTGTTGGCGATTCTTTAAACGGAAATTTAATTACAGAAGAAAATGAATGGAATAAAGAAGCAGATAATAGTGGTTATTCAATTACTAAATTTGGTGCAGAAATGGAAGTTTGGCGAGCAAGCCAAGAAGGAATAGAAGTTGCAATTGTAAACCCTGGAGTAATTTTAGGAAGTGGATTTTGGAATGCTGGTTCTGGAAAATTATTCAGCCAAGTTTATAATGGTTTTAAATATTATACTGAAGGAATTACTGGTTTTGTAGGCGTAAAAGATGTCGTAAAAGCCATGATTCTATTAATGAATTCTGATGTTAAAAACGAACGTTTCATTTTAGTTTCAGAAAATAAATCTTTTAAAGAAATCTTCTTTTTAATTGCAGATGCTTTAGGTAAAAAGCGCCCTTCAAAAAAAATAAAACCTTGGCACACTGCTATTTTTTGGCGATTTTCTGCACTTGTTTCTAAAATTACAGGAGTTACACCTTTATTGAGTAAATATTCTGCAAGGAGTGCGCATTCAATATCTAAATATTCTTCAGAAAAATTTAAAAAGACGTTTGATTTTCAATTCGAAAAAATAGAAAACGTTGTGAAAAAAGTGAGTAATAATTTCGAATAA